Below is a genomic region from Streptomyces ferrugineus.
AAGGTGATGCCGACCTCGGTCTGGATGCGCTTGAGCTCGAGCTGCATCTGGCGGCGCAGCTTGAGGTCGAGGGCGCCGAGGGGCTCGTCGAGGAGGAGCACCTTGGGGTGGTTGATGAGGGCCCGGGCGACGGCCACCCGCTGCTGCTGGCCACCCGACAGCTGATGCGGCTTCTTGCGGGCCTGCTCGCCGAGCTGGACGAGGTCGAGCATCTCCTCGACCTGCTTCTTCACGCTCTTGATGCCGCGCCGACGCAGGCCGAAGGCGACGTTCTCGAAGATGTCGAGGTGCGGGAAGAGGGCGTAGGACTGGAAGACGGTGTTCACCGGCCGCTTGTACGGCGGGAGTGCGGTCACGTCCTGCTCGCCGAGGTGGACGGTGCCGGAGGAAGGTTCCTCCAGACCGGCGATCATGCGCAGGGTGGTGGTCTTGCCGCAGCCGGAGGCGCCGAGCAGGGCGAAGAAGGAGCCCTGGGGGACGGTCAGGTCGAGCGGGTGTACGGCGGTGAAGGAGCCGTAGGTCTTGCTGATGCCGGAGAGGCGGACGTCGCCGCTGGTGTCGTTCGTCATGGTGTGGTCACGCCCCTGTGAGCTTCGCGAACTTCTCTTCGTAGGCCGTCTCTTCCTTCGAGCTCAGGGAGCGGAAGGCGCGGGACTTGGCCTGCATGGCCTTGTCGGGGAGGATCAGCGGGTTGTTCGCCGCGTCCTCGTCGATCTTCGCGAGCTCTTCCCGCACGCCGTCCACGGGACAGACGTAGTTGATGTAGGCGGCGAGCTCGGCGGCGGCCTTCGGCTCGTAGTAGTAGTCGATGAGCCGCTCGGCGTTCGTCTTGTGACGGGCCTTGTTGGGGACGAGCATGTTGTCGCTGGACGTCATGTAGCCGCTGTCCGGGATCAGGAAGTCGATGTCCGGGCTGTCGGCCTTGAGCTGTACGACGTCACCGGCCCAGGCCAGACATGCCGCGAAGTCGCCGCTGGTGAGGTCGGAGGTGTAGTCGTTGCCGGTGAAGCGGCGGATCTGCTTGTTGTCGACGGCCTTCTGGAGGCGGGCGACGGCGGCGTCGTAGTCGTCGTCCGTGAACTTCGCGGGGTCCTTGTCCATGTCGAGCAGCGTCATCCCGATGGTGTCGCGCATCTCGGTGAGCAGCCCGACCCGGCCCTTGAGCCTGGGGTTGTCGAGCAGATCGGACAGCGTCTTCACCTCGACGCCGTCGAGCGCCTTCTTGTTGTAGGCGATGACGGTCGAGATGCCCTGCCAGGGGTAGGAGTAGGCCCGTCCCGGGTCCCAGTCGGGGTCGCGGAACTGCGGGGACAGGTTGGCGAAGGCGTGCGGCAGGTTGGACGGGTCCAGTTTCTGGACCCACCCGAGCCGGATCAGCCGTCCCGCGAGCCAGTCCGTCAGGACGACGATGTCGCGGCCGGTGTCCTGCCCCGCCGCGAGCTGCGGCTTGATCTTCCCGAAGAACTCGTTGTTGTCGTTGATGTCCTCGGTGTACTTGACCTTGATGCCGGTCCGCTTCGTGAACTGCTCCAGCGTCGGATGGCGCTT
It encodes:
- a CDS encoding ABC transporter substrate-binding protein, which gives rise to MEQYEPDRLSPAQVAAMRRSLSNGRAAMTRRSLLRASAGGALAVGGLGTLSACGIPAAGKTEGGTSAEDHSAQEKQVSFSNWTEYMDVDDSGKRHPTLEQFTKRTGIKVKYTEDINDNNEFFGKIKPQLAAGQDTGRDIVVLTDWLAGRLIRLGWVQKLDPSNLPHAFANLSPQFRDPDWDPGRAYSYPWQGISTVIAYNKKALDGVEVKTLSDLLDNPRLKGRVGLLTEMRDTIGMTLLDMDKDPAKFTDDDYDAAVARLQKAVDNKQIRRFTGNDYTSDLTSGDFAACLAWAGDVVQLKADSPDIDFLIPDSGYMTSSDNMLVPNKARHKTNAERLIDYYYEPKAAAELAAYINYVCPVDGVREELAKIDEDAANNPLILPDKAMQAKSRAFRSLSSKEETAYEEKFAKLTGA